Below is a genomic region from Lepidochelys kempii isolate rLepKem1 chromosome 5, rLepKem1.hap2, whole genome shotgun sequence.
ttaaaaaagccaccCAAAGCTATTTGTACACTGAGATGTTCCTGAGCAGAGATCTCGTGTGACTCCTGGCAAATTccatgatttggacaaactgaaAAGAAcgtaatggaaagaaaaaaatactgataATCTTAACTAGAATGGCTCTAGTCTGTGCTACTAATTACCCCATCCTTGCCCACGAATTACCTACGATTAACAaaaggccccatccctgcccattgaAGATTAACCATAAGTATTCATGCTACCTGCTGCTGCAAGTGGATTTGAGCAAGTCGCTGCAGTTTGGCAGCATGGTCAGGAGCAGCTGCAAAGCACAcagaacaaaagaacaaaaactgCTTAGTTTTTACATCCAGGAAATTTGCAGTTACCAAAGTAGAGACAACTGTGTAAAAGCATATTTAAAGTGTTTCTATTGGGATTAATTTAATACACTTCTTTGTCAGAGGAAGCACATTACAGCTCAGAATGCCCTGAAGAGAAATACTGCTGGCCACCATACCACCACTGGTTACTGCCACTTTACTGCAAAGTAAGTGAAATGCCAACATTTTAGTTGTTTGTGTACACGCTGATCAGAACCAACTGAAAACAACTTTCCAAAGTCACCCCTCTGCTGCTTCTGGGGCCGTGAGATATGGGTCCCAAGCTGAGGATTACATGCCCAAGAGACTTGTATGAAGCATGCAGATGGATTACTATATGTGAATATTACTGATAAGCAACTGCATGGAGACTAGAGAGACCTCACTGTGCAAGGGGCAGGGATACTAAGTGAACAGGAAGCTACCCCTTAGAATGGAGACTTTCTACTGAGTTTTTCCCTATAACATTCTAAGGATTCTCTAAAGTGTGTATCTGTTGGCCTCCACTTTCCCTCATAGTTACACTGGCTCACTTGACCAGCATCTCAGGAATATTTAACAGTCCAGCAAGTATAACATGGCTCTGGGGTCACTGAAATTCATCCTTCCTGTACAGTGGGAGTATCGTAGCCAGGAGAATACATTCaagcccatagaatcatagaatatcagggttggaagggacctcaggaggtcatctagtccaaccccctgctcaaaagcaggaccaatccccaattaaatcatcccagccaggcctttgtcaagcctgaccttaaaaacttctaaggaaggagattccaccacctccctaggcaacacattccagtgtttcaccaccctcatagtgaaaaagtttttcctaatatccaatctaaacctcccccactgcaacttgagaccattactccttgtcctgtcatcagctaccactgagaacagcctagagccatcctctttggaaccacctctcaggtagttgaaagtagctctcaaatcccccctcattcttctcttgtgcagactaaacaatcccagttccctcagcctctcctcataaatcatgtgttccagacccctaatcatttttgttgcccttcgctggactctctccaatttatccacatccttcttgtagtgtggggaccaaaactggacacagtactccagatgaggcctcaccaatgtcgaatagaggggaacgatcacgtccctcgatctgctcgctatgcccctacttatacatcccaaaatgccattggccttcttggcaacaagggcacactgctggctcatatccagtttctcgtccactgtcacccctaggtccttttccgcagaactgctgcctagccattcggtccctagtctgtagcggtgcattgggttcttccctcctaagtgcaggaccctgcacttatccttattgaacctcatcagatttcttttggcccaatcctccaatttgtctaggtccctctgtatcctatccctgccctccagcgtatctacctctactcccagtttagtatcatccgcaaatttgccaagagtgcaatccacaccatcctccagatcatttatgaagatattgaacaaaaccggccccacgaccgacccctggggcactccacttgacaccggctgccaactagacatggagccattgatcactacccgttgagcccgacaatctagccaactttctacccaccctatagtgcattcatccagctcatacttccttaacttgctgacaagaatattgtgggaaaccgtgtcaaaagctttgctaaagtcaagaaacaatacatccactgctttcccttcatccacagaaccagtaatctcatcatagaaggcgattagattagtcaggcatgaccttcccttggtgattccatgctgtctgttcctgatcactttcctctcatgcaagtgcttcaggattgattctttgaggaccctcctccatgatttttccggggactgaggtgaggctgactagcctgtagttcccaggatcctccttcttcccttttttaaagattggcactacattagcctttttccagtcatccgggacttcccccgttcgccacgagttttcaaagataagggccaatggctctgtaatcacagccgccaattcctttagcactctcggatgcaactcgtccggccccttggacttgtgcacgtccagcttttctaaatagtccctaaccacctctttctccacagagggctggccatctattccccatgttgtgatgcccagcgcagcaatctgggagctgatcttgtttgtgaagacagaggcaaaaaaagcattgagtacattagctttttccacatcctctgtcactaggttgcctccctcattcagtaaggggcccacactttccttggctttcttcttgttgccaacatacctgaagaaacccttcttgttactcttaacatctcttgctagctgcagctccaggtgcgatttggccctcctgatttcattcctacatgcccgagcaatatttttatactcttccctggtcatatgtccaaccttccacttcttgtaagcttttttttatgtttaagatccgctaggatttcaccgttaagccaagctggtcgcctgccatatttactattctttggacacatcgggatggtttgtccctctaacctcaacagggattccttgaaatacagccagctctcctggactcctttccccttcatgttcgtcccccaggggatcctacccatccgttccctgagggagtcgaagtctgctttcctgaagtccagggtccgtatcctgctgcttacctttcttccctgtgtcaggatcctgaactcaaccaactcatggtcactgcctcccagattcccatccacttttgcttcccctactaattcttgctggtttgtgagcagcaggtcaagaaaagctccccctctagttggctcctctagcacttgcgccaggaaattgtcccctatgctttccaaaagcttcctggactgtctatgcaccgctgtattgctctcccagcagatatcaggaaaattaaagtcacccatgagaaccagggcgtgcgatctagtagcttccgtgagctgccggaagaaagcctcatccacctcatccccctggtccggtggtctatagcagactcccaccactacatcactctacATCACCCATGTTGCTGAAGAGGACTGCCATGCCACATTCTGCATTTGTTCTGCATGCTGCTGCACTGCTTTAGTCTTCCtagactgcaaactcttcagAGCTGGAAACTCTTACAATAGTTTCCAGTTAGTTGAGGCAGACAGCTAGAgaacacgaaagctcatgctcaaataaattggttagtctctaaggtgccacaagtactccttttctttttttaaaaacagcatttccACACACTTCTAAGCACGAAGGGTAACAAAAGAGAGGCCACTGGTCTTTGCTAACATCAAGACAGCAGCTACGAAAAGGTAGCTTGCAAATGAGCACGTGTTACCTTTGAtgtggcaggcgaccagcttgacttaacagtggaatccttgctgctcttaaacacaaaaaaggagcttacaagaagtggaagattggacaaatgaccagggaagagtataaaaatattgctcaggcatgcaggagtgaaatccagaaggccaaatcacacatggaggtgcagctagcaagagatgttaagagtaacaagaagggtttcttcaggtacgttagaaacaagaagaaagtcaaggaaagtgtgggccccttactgaatgagggaggtaaccgtctgacagaggacgtggaaaaagctaatgtactcaatgctttttttgcctttgtcttcgcgaacaaggtcagctctcagactgctgcactgggcagcacagcatggggaggaggtgaccagccctctgtggagaaagaagtagttcgggactatttagaaaagctggacgagcataagtccatggggctggatgcgctgcatccgagagtgttaaaggaattggcggatgtgattgcagagccattggcccttatctttgaaaactcatggcaaccgggggaggtcccggaagactggaaaaaggctaatgtagtgcccatctttaaaaaagggaagaaggaggatcctgggaaatacaggccagtcagcctcgcctcagtccccggaaaaatcatgaagcaggtccccaaggaatcaattctgaagcacttagaggagaggaaagtgatcaggaacagtcaacatggattcaccaagggcaagtcatgcctgactaatctaattgccttctatgatgagataactggctctgtggatgaggggaaagcagtggacctgttgttccttgactttagcaaagcttttgacacggtctcccacagtattcttgccagtaagttaaagtagtatgggctggatgaatggactataaggtggatagaaagttggctagattgtcgggctcaacggatagtgatcaatggctccatgtctagttggcagccgatatccagtggagtgccccaggggtcggtcctggggccggttttgttcaatatcttcataaatgatctggaggatggtgtggattgcactctcagcaaatttgcagatgacactaaactgggaggagaggtagatatgctggagggtagggacaggatacagagggacctagacaaattggaggattgggccaaacgaaatctgatgaggttcaacaaggacaagtgcagagtcctgcacttaggatggaagaatctcatgcacctctacagactagggatcgaatggctaggcagcagttcggcagaaaaggacttaggggttacagtggatgagaagctggatatgagtcaacagtgtgccattgttgccaagaaggccaatggcattttgggatgtataagtaggggcattgccagcagatcgagggacgtgattgttcccctctattcgacatcggtgaggcctcatctggagtactgtgtcctgttttgggccccacactacaaaaaggatgtggaaaaattgggaagagtccagcggagggcaacagaagtgattaggggactggaacacatgacttatgaggagaggctgagggaactgggtttgtttagtctgcacaagagaagaatgaggggggatttgatagctgctttcaactacctgaaagggagttccagagaggatggctctggactgttctcagtggtagcagatgacagaacgaggagcaatggtctcaagttgcagtgggggaggtttaggttggatattaggaaaaactatttcactaggagggtggtgaagcactggaatgtgttacttagggaggtggtggaatctccttccttagaagtttttaaggtcaggcttaacaaaggcctggctgggatgatttagttggggattggtcctgctttgagcagggggttggactagatgacctcctgagatcccttccaaccctgatgttctatgatgattctatgattctgtgtgtgcACTGTCCAAGAACGGCTGGAGGTTGTTCACCTGTTCCAGAAGGGCGGCTTGGGAAAGAATAAGCTGCTCCTCTGGTTTAaaagacagagaaggagaagttTAAGTCAAACACTATTTCAGCTTTCCACAGATGAGAAAAAATAAGTTGATTAATTGGCCTGGTTCAGCTTCCCCTTCTCATAAGGCAATCAAACCTACACGCAGCAGAAAGACTTCACCACAACGATACTGTGGGTTACTATCACACCTTCCAACCAATCAAGGATCTCTGTGCCTTTCGCAAACATCCCCCACCCTTTTCTGGGGTAGCTATtatcagatggggaaacagaagctCAAAGGCAGCACACAGTACATAAAAGGGAAGAACCAGGAGCAGAAGCCAGGATGTTCCTCACTGAGCTAGCAATGGAAAAAGCACATTTTTTTGCTCTTTCATTGGCTCAGTTGTTGAGCCCCATTAAAAGTCAACCTCGTGGCTCCGACTCTCCCTTGCTTACACCAATAAGAATCGGGGACAACGCCACTGGAGACAATGGAGTTACACACGCCTACCACAGGAGAGGGGCGACTCAGGTCCCCTGTgagagagcagggcagggttAGAAGTTCAATACTTATGAACACTGAAGTATATATATTGTGATGTTTAAGAGCAGTTTTGTTACCATAACAGTTGGTAGACATAGGGAAACAATTCCACACaccccttctccaccccccctccaccccgcaaAGCTTCTGACCAAAGGCTAGACAGACTCAGAGAGAGTCAAGGTCCATTACTCATTCAGGGAAGGCCTTTGGTAGCGAGAAAAGCACTCCTCATGCAGGAACTAGTTCCACGGTGCCAGTTGCATTCCAAGTGCTTGCCAGGGAGCCAGACTGGGGACTGAACCAGGCTTGTTCTTCCCTGTACAATTCATACTGTAGTTTCTCCAGTTCTGATCTTTTACTGAAGCATTGGCCAGTTTACAGGGGAAGATGAGAAGCCAAATGAGGCATTTCCGTCCTAAGCCCATGATTAAAAGAGAGATGGACAGGTGCATTCAGTTAAGATCTCCCTCACCCTGCTTGTCTTGAGAGCTTTTGGGGAATGAGCATACTCCTTTCATTTCATGACATGCCTGCTAAGATGAACTGCAGTTTCATGGCATCGCGAACAGCCATTCGATCAATGTACTGAGGATCCAGGTATTTTATTAAATCTTCAACTAAGATCAGAAGTAGGttacagggagggagagagagaagtgatTAGTTCTGGAAGTACTGCCAGTCGCAACTTCCTACTTACTACAAAATTTTGCTAAAAAGAATCAGCAGCTATAGTATTTCTATAGTACCATGAACTTTCACAGCATTTTATAGACCACTTGAATGACAtactctgcctcaaagagcttacaaatctGAGCTGACTAACTAGTTTAGACAACAATCCAGATGTAGGAAGATGCAGAGGCATCCTCAGTGGGGGATCGGAGAGGAATGGCTTTTGACTCAACAGTACAAAGTCGCTGCTGCACCAAGCCTGTAAGTTTccttgtttgattttattttaaagaagtgTGTACTCACATGGCCCAACGCCAATAGGCACTCATTATTTACACAAGGTCCCACTAACCTTCTAAGTATTACATTAGCCAATTTTAAATTCAACTGCAGAGGTCACAATTCATTCTTTAAAGGGAAGGCACAGAGCGAGTGCTCCCTTTCCATCATGTGGCCTGCTACTTCCCCTGCCCTCTGAAATGTCTTTCCTTTACACACGCAAGTCTTGCTTTCTGAAGCTGGCCGAGGGTGTGCTGAAGTGGCACCAGTGTCCTCTCCAGGCACAGCATGCCGTTTCTGCGACATCTCTCCTCTGATACAAAAATCCCAAGGTTGCTTGCAATCGGAGTTGTCCTTGATAGACGCAGCGGGGAGTAATAAGCTCCAATGCCAGTGAGAAGTCAAAGCCCATGATTTTCTGCAGGTGCACATACACTGAATATGTACTACCCCTTGCTGATAACACCAGGCCTGATGGGCTGCAGATTTCTAGGGGGATCTGATCACAGTGGGTAGAATGCACAGTCCTAGGGAAGGAATAAAGCTGAAACCTTAGATTTTAGATCTCTGATAATGGAACAGAAACCAAAGTAGATGCCTTACTCTCACAAGGTACACCCCACTCAAGAGAGCTGCCAGCTTGTCTACTCAGTCATAATTAGCTCCTTTGGAGGCAAAGGAAGGTTGTTTTTAAACCCACTGCAAAACACACCTCAAATGATCTCAGACAGGCCACCCAACAAGACCACCACATAAAATACAATTTGGATCTAAATCCTGGGGGTAAAAAAAAACCGCAACACACAAATGCTGGATGAATACTTACTTTTCTTATACAAAATTTTAATCCTCTCTCTTTTGCTTGTAATGTTCCCCAAAGCCACCTGAACTTTCACCAAACCATCTGCTGCCTAGAAGGTAAGAGATGGTATAAACCAAACAGGGATTAAGTGACACTTCTATGATCCCACAACTAAACTGTCAGGAACAGACCAGCAGTGACAGGAGATAAAATGTCTATTTAAAAtggatgaatgcatccgatgaagtgagctgtagctcacaaaagctcatgctcaaataaattggttagtctctaaggtgccacaagtcctcctgctctttctgcgaacacagactaacatggctgctgctctgaaacctatttaaaacGGTTTCAGCTACTAACATTCACAGGCAGCATAGTTCAAGGAGCTGCCCGAATGGTGACGTGAGGATACGAGGGGCTGCTAAACAGAGCCCGTGTTGTACCCCAGAGGGGGCGGCAATTCAGAAGTAAACGAAGCAGCCCCCAGCCAGGCAGCCCGTCGGGGCACTGGGACAAAAGGCCCCGCACTAGTCCTCCTGCCCCCCGTGCAGGGCCTGCCCCCCGTGCAGGGcctgcccccccggcccgggAGCGCTCTGCCCGCCGGGGAGCATCGctgggggcaggagtggagcGAGCAAGGCCCTGGAGGAGAACCCGCAGCGGGGGCGGGAGAGCTCATGGCCGCGCTCCTGAAGGAACCAACAGCCAAAGCCTCCCCCCCGGCcaatccccgccccccccgagcctccccccctccccccggccaatccccgccccccccgagcctccccccctcccccccggccaatccccgccccccccgagcctccccccctcccccccggccaaTCCCCGCCCCCCAcgagcctccccccctcccccccggccaaTCCCCGCCCCCCAcgagcctccccccctcccccccggccaatccccgccccccccgagcctccccccctccccctccccgccccccccgagcctccccccctccccccggccaatccccgccccccccgagcctcccccccccccggccaatcCCCGCCCCCCACgagcctcccccgccccggccaATCCCCGCCCCCCGGCGCTGCTGTCGGGCAATGCGGAGGCTGGAGCCACCCGCCCCTGGAGCGGCGCAAGGCCCCGAGCCGCAGGGTCCGCCCgggcccagcccaggggccctggaTGGTCCCTGGTGGGGGGAGCCGGCCCCGCAGCGGGGGCCACACACAGGCCGGGGGGCGGGTGCTGAGGGGCCCGCCCAGCCCCAGGCCGCCCCGGCCCCGAACACCCGCCGCTCCAGCGCCTCCACCCGGTCCTGCAGCGCCCCGACCGCCGCCATCTTGTCCACACCCGGCCGGCCGGAAGCGGGGGCGGGACTCCCCCGTGACAGGAGCCAATCGAACGCGGCCTCTCCAGAATTGACGGGCGAAGGCAGGGGCGGTTAAATCCGATGATCTgttccagcctgccctgctccccagctccaagCGTTGCCATGGAGATGATCAgtcccagcatgccctgctccccagctccaagCGTTGCCATGGAGATGATCagtcccagcctgccctgctccccagctccaagCGTTGCCATGGAGATGATCAgtcccagcatgccctgctccccagctccaagCGTTGCCATGGAGATGGTCAgtcccagcatgccctgctccccagctccaagCGTTGCCATGGAGATGATCAgtcccagcatgccctgctcccccagctccaAGCGTTGCCATGGAGATGGTCAgtcccagcatgccctgctccCCCAACTCCGAGTGTTGCCATGGAGATGATCGgtcccagcatgccctgctccCAGTGTTGCCATGGCGACAGCGTCCCGGGCCTGCCCTGCGCTGTCAGCCCGGGCTCCGCGCCCCGGGGCTGTGCTGGGCCCCGGCGGGGCGCGCTCCTGTCAGCCCGGCGCCTGTGGGGCCGAGGGCTCCCCCCGTCCCGGGGCTGAGCTCCTCGGGGCTCCCCGCGAGCGGCCCGGCGGCTCTTGGCCCCGCCGCAGGCCCCGGAGCCGGGGAAGGAGGCGTGGAGCCGAACGACGTCGGAGCCTTCGCGGAGCCAAAGCGAAGCAGACGCGGCGGGGCCCGTAACTGCGGCCGCGTACAGGCGTCGGGATCCGTCACCGGCCGCATGCGGGCCCGGCTGGGGCCCGTGGCGGCGAAAGGCTCCGGGAGCTGGGAGACGCCGTTGCGGCCCACCACGGTAGCATTTACTTTGAGAAAGGGGAACGTCACAGAAATGAGGTAGTGCcttcaaaggaaattaaaaacctACAGCGCAAAAAGCGAAGTCCCTGCAAGCTGCGTgggaactttttaaagacaccgtactagaggctcaacttaaatgggtagcccaaattaaaaaacaacataatAAGAGACCCGAAAGAGTGTcaccgtggctaaacaaagtaaaagaagcagtgagaggcaaaaaggcatcctttagaaAGTGGacgttaaatcctagtgaggaaaatagaaaggagcataaactctggcaagtgaaatgtaaaaatacaacTAGGAAGGACAAaagagaatttgaagaacagctagccaaagactcagaaagttatagcaattttttttttttaagtacatcagaagcaggaagcctcctAAACAACCcgtggacgatcaagatgctaaaggagcaatcaaggatgataaggccattgcggagaaactaaataaattctctgcattggtcttcacagctgagg
It encodes:
- the DCTN3 gene encoding dynactin subunit 3 — protein: MAAVGALQDRVEALERRVFGAGAAWGWAGPSAPAPRPAADGLVKVQVALGNITSKRERIKILYKKIEDLIKYLDPQYIDRMAVRDAMKLQFILAAAPDHAAKLQRLAQIHLQQQAVRVYYKQQVKDNATSDVSTSTRRHQDHV